One part of the Hydrogenobacter sp. T-2 genome encodes these proteins:
- the pheA gene encoding prephenate dehydratase has protein sequence MEDLKELRREIDAIDEEILRLLNQRARLAKRAGEIKKGMGLEVHVPEREREIINRIIRLNRELYGEEFPTEAVVHIYREIISACLSLEKELKIAYLGPKATFTHQAALEYFGFSAHYVPVSTIGDVFREVETGRVDYGVVPVENTTEGVVNYTLDMFLESDLRIVGEVVIPIKLNLLSTANGLENIKTIYSHRHALAQCKEWLRKNLPQTSLIETESTAKACELVMELEDAGAIASEVAAYTYHLNILAENIQDNPNNYTRFLVIGKRWMKPTGKDKTSLIFAIRDEAGALYKALESFYRHGVNLTKIVSRPSKKKVWDYVFFVDLEGHAEEENVKKALELLQERSQMVKVLGSYPKALLQEG, from the coding sequence ATGGAAGACCTAAAAGAGTTAAGAAGAGAAATAGACGCCATTGACGAGGAGATTTTAAGGCTTCTTAATCAGAGGGCAAGGCTTGCCAAAAGGGCAGGTGAGATAAAAAAGGGTATGGGTCTTGAGGTTCATGTTCCAGAAAGGGAAAGGGAAATAATAAACCGTATCATAAGACTAAATAGGGAGCTTTACGGCGAAGAGTTTCCCACCGAGGCGGTAGTCCATATATATAGAGAAATAATCTCTGCCTGCCTATCGCTGGAAAAGGAGCTTAAAATAGCCTATTTGGGTCCAAAGGCAACCTTTACACACCAGGCTGCACTTGAATACTTTGGCTTCTCCGCCCATTATGTGCCAGTAAGCACCATAGGAGATGTCTTTAGGGAAGTTGAGACGGGTAGAGTTGACTACGGTGTGGTTCCAGTGGAGAACACCACAGAAGGAGTTGTCAACTATACTCTTGACATGTTTTTAGAGTCTGACCTTAGAATAGTAGGAGAGGTGGTAATACCCATAAAGCTCAATCTTCTATCTACTGCAAACGGATTAGAAAATATAAAAACCATATACTCTCATAGACATGCACTCGCACAGTGTAAGGAGTGGTTAAGGAAAAACCTCCCACAGACAAGCCTAATAGAAACTGAAAGCACCGCCAAAGCCTGTGAGCTGGTTATGGAGCTTGAGGATGCAGGTGCTATAGCCAGTGAAGTTGCCGCATACACCTATCACCTTAACATACTTGCGGAAAATATACAAGACAACCCTAACAATTACACAAGGTTTTTGGTGATAGGGAAAAGGTGGATGAAGCCTACTGGAAAAGACAAAACAAGCCTGATATTTGCCATAAGGGATGAGGCTGGGGCTCTCTATAAGGCTTTGGAGAGTTTTTACCGACATGGTGTCAACCTCACAAAGATAGTCTCAAGACCATCAAAAAAGAAGGTTTGGGATTATGTGTTTTTTGTGGACTTGGAGGGACATGCGGAAGAGGAGAATGTAAAAAAGGCTTTGGAGCTTTTGCAGGAGAGGTCTCAGATGGTCAAAGTCCTCGGCTCATATCCAAAGGCACTTCTACAGGAGGGCTAA
- the ilvD gene encoding dihydroxy-acid dehydratase yields MLRSDKVKKGIERSPHRALLRACGLSDEDFDKPLIGIANSYIDIIPGHVHLREFVQPIKEEVRKAGGVPIEFNVIGVDDGIAMGHYGMHYSLPSRELIADSIETVVEAHQLDALICIPNCDKIVPGMLMAVARLNIPAIFISGGPMLAGEVNGKKVDLISVFEGIGQLKAGKITERELKVIEEHACPTCGSCSGMFTANSMNCITEVLGLALPGNGTIPAVDPRRELLARKTARQIMELLRRDIRPRDLLTQETFDNAFAVDIAMGGSSNTILHLLAIAREAGVEYDLARINEISKRTPNICKISPASHYHIQDLDNVGGIPAILKELIRGGYLPYPDRPTVSLKTLREIAQEAPDADGEVIRRIEEPYSKEGGIAILFGNLAPEGAVVKTAGVDPNMLVFRGKAICFDSEEEAIEGILGGKVKPGHVVVIRYEGPKGGPGMREMLSPTSAIMGMGLGDKVALITDGRFSGGTRGACIGHVSPEAAAGGPIGIVQDGDEILIDIPNRRLELLILEEEFTRRMEGFLPKQKPIKSSWLRRYTKFVASASKGAILEV; encoded by the coding sequence GTGCTTAGAAGTGATAAGGTTAAGAAGGGAATAGAGAGGTCGCCTCATAGGGCACTTCTCAGAGCCTGTGGGCTATCTGATGAGGATTTTGATAAGCCTCTTATTGGCATAGCCAACTCTTACATTGACATAATTCCAGGACACGTGCATCTGAGAGAGTTTGTCCAGCCTATAAAGGAAGAGGTTCGCAAGGCGGGTGGCGTTCCTATAGAGTTTAATGTGATAGGTGTGGACGATGGCATAGCGATGGGGCATTACGGTATGCATTATTCTTTACCTTCAAGAGAACTTATAGCGGACTCCATTGAAACAGTGGTGGAAGCTCATCAGCTGGATGCTCTCATATGCATACCTAACTGTGACAAGATAGTCCCAGGTATGCTTATGGCGGTTGCAAGACTAAACATCCCTGCCATTTTCATAAGCGGTGGTCCTATGCTGGCGGGAGAGGTAAATGGCAAAAAAGTAGACCTCATAAGCGTATTTGAAGGCATAGGTCAGCTCAAGGCTGGGAAGATCACAGAAAGAGAGCTAAAGGTCATAGAGGAACATGCTTGTCCTACTTGTGGAAGTTGCTCTGGTATGTTTACCGCAAACTCCATGAACTGTATTACAGAGGTTTTAGGTCTGGCTCTGCCTGGCAATGGCACTATTCCTGCGGTAGACCCAAGGAGAGAGCTCCTTGCCCGCAAGACTGCAAGGCAGATAATGGAGCTACTTAGAAGAGATATAAGACCGAGAGACTTGCTAACACAAGAGACCTTTGACAACGCCTTTGCGGTAGATATAGCTATGGGAGGTTCATCCAATACCATATTGCACCTTTTGGCTATAGCAAGGGAGGCAGGCGTTGAATACGACCTTGCACGCATAAACGAAATATCAAAGAGGACACCCAATATATGCAAAATATCACCTGCATCTCATTACCACATACAAGACCTTGACAATGTAGGTGGAATACCTGCCATCCTAAAAGAGCTTATAAGAGGTGGATATCTACCCTACCCAGATAGACCAACAGTGAGCCTCAAGACCCTTAGAGAAATAGCCCAAGAAGCACCAGACGCGGACGGTGAAGTCATAAGGAGAATAGAAGAGCCATACTCCAAAGAAGGTGGTATAGCCATACTCTTTGGAAACCTTGCACCAGAAGGTGCTGTGGTAAAGACCGCAGGAGTTGACCCTAATATGTTGGTCTTTAGGGGCAAAGCCATATGCTTTGATTCAGAAGAGGAAGCCATAGAAGGTATACTTGGGGGTAAGGTAAAGCCTGGTCATGTGGTGGTCATACGTTACGAAGGACCAAAGGGCGGACCTGGTATGAGAGAAATGCTTTCACCCACCTCTGCTATAATGGGTATGGGTTTGGGAGATAAGGTTGCTCTTATAACCGATGGTAGGTTTTCCGGTGGTACGAGGGGGGCTTGTATAGGACATGTTTCTCCAGAGGCTGCGGCAGGAGGACCTATAGGGATAGTGCAAGATGGTGATGAGATACTTATAGACATTCCCAACAGAAGGTTGGAGCTTCTCATATTAGAGGAAGAGTTCACAAGGAGGATGGAAGGATTCCTTCCTAAGCAAAAGCCTATAAAAAGCTCATGGCTCAGGAGATATACAAAATTCGTAGCCTCTGCTTCAAAGGGTGCTATCCTTGAGGTATGA
- a CDS encoding slipin family protein: protein MKPILDLLPFLLFIAVVLASIAGGDILKFIGGIAMGFSPLIVIAIAVIVFLVTAVKIVPEYQRAVIFRLGRVIGAKGPGIFILIPIIDRMVKVDLRTVTLDVPTQDIITRDNVSVSVDAVVYFRVVDPVKSIVQVENYLYATSQIAQTTLRSVCGAAELDELLSEREKLNLQLQEIIDRQTDPWGVKVVAVELKRIDLPEELRRAMARQAEAERERRAKIIAAEAEYQAAQKLAEAAQILATQPIAIQLRYLETIQNVATKPGNTVLVPIPTELFRVFFGENKIQGQG from the coding sequence ATGAAGCCTATTTTGGACCTTTTGCCCTTTTTGTTGTTTATAGCAGTAGTTCTTGCCAGCATAGCGGGAGGCGACATACTTAAATTTATAGGAGGTATTGCCATGGGTTTTTCTCCTCTGATAGTTATAGCTATTGCAGTAATCGTATTTCTAGTCACTGCGGTGAAAATAGTGCCAGAGTATCAAAGGGCGGTTATCTTTAGGCTTGGAAGGGTAATAGGAGCAAAAGGACCTGGTATTTTTATACTTATACCCATAATTGACAGAATGGTAAAGGTGGACCTTAGGACCGTCACCCTTGATGTGCCTACACAGGACATAATTACCAGAGATAATGTGTCTGTTAGTGTGGATGCAGTAGTATATTTTAGAGTGGTTGACCCTGTTAAATCTATAGTGCAGGTTGAAAACTATCTGTATGCCACATCTCAGATAGCACAAACCACTCTAAGAAGCGTGTGCGGTGCTGCAGAGCTTGATGAACTACTTTCTGAAAGAGAAAAACTAAACCTTCAACTTCAGGAGATTATTGACAGACAAACAGACCCTTGGGGTGTGAAGGTGGTAGCTGTGGAGTTAAAAAGAATAGACTTGCCTGAGGAACTTCGCAGAGCTATGGCAAGACAGGCAGAGGCGGAAAGGGAAAGAAGGGCAAAGATAATTGCAGCAGAAGCGGAATATCAGGCAGCACAAAAGCTGGCAGAGGCGGCACAAATACTTGCAACCCAGCCTATAGCCATCCAGCTTAGATACCTTGAAACCATACAAAACGTAGCCACAAAGCCAGGCAATACGGTTCTTGTGCCAATACCTACAGAGCTTTTCAGAGTTTTCTTCGGTGAAAACAAGATACAAGGTCAGGGTTAA
- a CDS encoding DUF58 domain-containing protein yields the protein MKTRYKVRVNRVGVIFIGITIFLGVAAVNTANNLLYLVVSYMLSFMLLSGILSLYNLRELEVVLIPPEEVYAGTMTELRVLVKNRKRLPAFLVGVRIGEGSYVFPLILGGKEVEGMVSTIFERRGHYSSINLEVASSFPIGLFERFYSVEVPVNLVVFPKPLAVAETYLSAFQREKGQAKFQSRSRGYEELYGVREYSNEPLKLIHWKISAKTGSLYVKDMVEESAPPVVLSLDMVEGTLEERVSKLAYLVRRFTSEGRQVGLRLTDRTIQPSTGVSHKRRLLSELALL from the coding sequence GTGAAAACAAGATACAAGGTCAGGGTTAACAGGGTTGGAGTTATATTTATAGGCATAACCATATTTTTAGGCGTGGCAGCGGTAAATACCGCCAACAATCTACTATATCTTGTAGTATCCTATATGCTTTCCTTTATGCTACTTTCTGGCATTCTGTCCCTTTACAACCTAAGGGAGCTTGAGGTTGTCCTTATCCCACCAGAGGAAGTTTACGCTGGCACCATGACTGAGCTTAGAGTTTTGGTAAAAAACAGAAAGAGGCTTCCTGCCTTTCTGGTAGGTGTAAGGATAGGAGAGGGGAGCTATGTGTTTCCCCTTATACTTGGGGGCAAAGAAGTAGAGGGTATGGTTTCTACAATCTTTGAAAGAAGGGGGCATTACTCAAGTATAAACCTTGAGGTGGCTTCTTCCTTTCCTATAGGTCTCTTTGAAAGGTTTTACAGCGTAGAAGTTCCTGTGAATCTGGTGGTGTTTCCAAAGCCTTTGGCGGTGGCGGAGACATATCTAAGTGCCTTTCAGAGGGAAAAGGGTCAAGCCAAGTTTCAAAGTAGGAGTCGCGGTTATGAGGAGCTCTACGGGGTTAGGGAATATTCTAATGAACCTCTAAAGCTAATCCATTGGAAGATTTCCGCAAAAACGGGCAGTTTATACGTAAAGGACATGGTGGAAGAGTCCGCACCGCCAGTAGTCCTAAGTTTGGACATGGTGGAAGGAACCTTAGAAGAGCGTGTATCAAAACTTGCGTACTTAGTGAGAAGGTTTACTTCAGAGGGAAGACAAGTAGGGCTAAGGCTAACAGACAGGACTATACAGCCCTCAACGGGAGTATCTCACAAAAGGAGACTGCTAAGCGAGTTAGCCCTCCTGTAG
- the thiO gene encoding glycine oxidase ThiO produces MMKIIVVGSGVIGLSCALLLASEGYKVQVITRNPEEATSWTAGGMLAPFSEGLEGELFDFSYQSLKEYPDFIRFLSDVSKQRVDFWQEGIYRVVLEGEEELLKVAERYKRAGYGVELLQKGKDLSKDVISLIHYTEEAWVDAEMLMDALLFAMNRLGVDYVVDEITSVMKKEDEIESIKGIRSEYRGDFYVFALGSWTRELFDLPVYPIKGQALKLKGVSLSRVHYSSISYLIPREKYLYVGATSEDVGFMGGNTLEGLKQLSEGAIRIVPTLSKATLMNTLYGYRPATPDEKPIFQVGENYFIATGHYRNGILHAPITARVVKDHMKEESSPFIDPFSHRRFA; encoded by the coding sequence ATGATGAAAATCATTGTAGTGGGAAGTGGAGTAATAGGTTTGAGCTGTGCCTTGCTTCTTGCATCCGAAGGCTATAAAGTTCAAGTCATAACAAGAAACCCAGAAGAAGCTACCTCTTGGACCGCTGGAGGGATGTTAGCACCTTTCTCCGAAGGCTTAGAGGGTGAGCTTTTTGACTTCTCTTATCAGAGCCTTAAGGAGTATCCAGATTTTATAAGGTTTTTGAGTGATGTTTCTAAACAAAGGGTTGACTTTTGGCAAGAGGGTATATACAGGGTAGTATTAGAAGGAGAGGAGGAGCTTCTCAAGGTGGCAGAAAGATACAAAAGGGCAGGCTATGGTGTTGAACTTTTACAGAAGGGAAAGGACTTGTCAAAGGATGTTATATCCCTTATACACTATACAGAAGAGGCGTGGGTGGACGCAGAGATGCTAATGGATGCTTTGCTTTTTGCTATGAATAGGCTTGGTGTGGACTATGTGGTGGATGAGATAACCAGCGTGATGAAAAAAGAGGATGAGATAGAAAGCATAAAGGGTATTAGGTCAGAATATAGAGGTGATTTTTATGTTTTTGCCTTAGGTTCTTGGACGAGAGAGCTTTTTGACCTTCCTGTTTATCCAATAAAGGGGCAAGCACTTAAACTCAAAGGGGTAAGCCTCTCAAGAGTTCACTACTCCTCTATTTCTTACCTTATACCCAGAGAAAAATACCTTTATGTGGGTGCCACTTCTGAAGATGTGGGCTTTATGGGTGGCAACACCCTTGAAGGTTTAAAGCAACTTTCAGAAGGTGCTATACGTATTGTTCCTACTTTATCTAAGGCTACATTAATGAACACCCTCTACGGCTATAGACCTGCCACGCCTGATGAGAAGCCTATCTTTCAAGTTGGAGAAAACTACTTTATAGCAACAGGGCACTATAGAAATGGTATCCTACACGCACCTATTACTGCAAGGGTTGTAAAGGACCATATGAAGGAGGAAAGCTCTCCTTTTATTGACCCTTTTTCACACAGAAGGTTTGCTTAA